A genomic stretch from Vulpes lagopus strain Blue_001 chromosome 11, ASM1834538v1, whole genome shotgun sequence includes:
- the PC gene encoding pyruvate carboxylase, mitochondrial isoform X1 — MASLGRSSCWVPGCCRMLKFQTVRGGLRLLGIHRSSTAPAASPNVRRLEYKPIKKVMVANRGEIAIRVFRACTELGIRTVAVYSEQDTGQMHRQKADEAYLIGRGLAPVQAYLHIPDIIKVAKENNVDAVHPGYGFLSERADFAQACQDAGVRFIGPSPEVVRKMGDKVEARAIAIAAGVPVVPGTDAPITSLHEAHEFSNTYGFPIIFKAAYGGGGRGMRVVHSYEELEESYNRAYSEALAAFGNGALFVEKFIEKPRHIEVQILGDQYGNILHLYERDCSIQRRHQKVVEIAPAAHLDPQLRTRLTSDSVKLAKQVGYENAGTVEFLVDRHGRHYFIEVNSRLQVEHTVTEEITDVDLVHAQIHVAEGRSLPDLGLRQENIRINGCAIQCRVTTEDPARSFQPDTGRIEVFRSGEGMGIRLDNASAFQGAVISPHYDSLLVKVIAHGKDHPTAATKMSRALAEFRVRGVKTNIPFLQNVLNNQQFLAGTVDTQFIDENPELFQLRPAQNRAQKLLHYLGHVMVNGPTTPIPVKASPSPTDPVVPVVPIGPPPAGFRDILLREGPEGFARAVRNHQGLLLMDTTFRDAHQSLLATRVRTHDLKKIAPYVAHNFSKLFSIENWGGATFDVAMRFLYECPWRRLQELRELIPNIPFQMLLRGANAVGYTNYPDNVVFKFCEVAKENGMDVFRVFDSLNYMPNLLLGMEAAGNAGGVVEAAISYTGDVADPNRTKYSLQYYMGLAEELVRAGTHILCIKDMAGLLKPTACTMLVSSLRDRFPDLPLHIHTHDTSGAGVAAMLACAQAGADVVDVASDSMSGMTSQPSMGALVACTRGTPLDTGVPLERVFDYSEYWEGARGLYAAFDCTATMKSGNSDVYENEIPGGQYTNLHFQAHSMGLGSKFKEVKKAYVEANQMLGDLIKVTPSSKIVGDLAQFMVQNGLSRAEAEAQAEELSFPRSVVEFLQGYIGIPHGGFPEPLRSKVLKDLPRVEGRPGASLPPLDLQLLEKELTERHGEEVTPEDVLSAAIYPDVFAHFKDFTATFGPLDSLNTRLFLQGPKIAEEFEVELERGKTLHIKALAISDLNRAGQRQVFFELNGQLRSILVKDTQAMKEMHFHPKALKDVKGQIGAPMPGKVIDIKVAAGAKVAKGQPLCVLSAMKMETVVTSPMEGTVRKVHVTTDMTLEGDDLILEIE; from the exons ATGGCCTCCCTGGGCAGAAGCAGCTGTTGGGTGCCTGGCTGTTGCAGG ATGCTGAAGTTCCAAACTGTCCGTGGGGGCCTGAGGCTCCTGGGTATCCACCGAAGCTCCACTGCCCCCGCTGCCTCCCCAAATGTCCGGCGCCTGGAGTACAAGCCCATCAAGAAAGTTATGGTGGCCAACAGAG GTGAGATTGCTATCCGTGTGTTCCGGGCCTGCACAGAGCTGGGCATCCGCACTGTAGCTGTCTACTCGGAGCAGGACACAGGCCAGATGCACCGGCAGAAAGCAGATGAAGCCTACCTCATCGGCCGCGGCCTTGCCCCAGTGCAGGCCTATCTGCACATCCCAGACATCATCAAGGTGGCCAag GAAAACAATGTGGATGCAGTGCACCCTGGCTACGGGTTCCTGTCAGAGCGAGCAGACTTTGCCCAAGCCTGCCAGGATGCAGGGGTTCGGTTTATTGGGCCGAGCCCTGAGGTGGTCCGCAAGATGGGCGATAAGGTGGAGGCCCGGGCCATCGCCATTGCTGCAG GTGTCCCTGTGGTCCCTGGCACAGATGCCCCCATCACTTCCTTGCATGAGGCCCATGAATTCTCTAACACCTATGGCTTCCCCATTATCTTCAAGGCCGCCTATGGAGGTGGGGGGCGTGGCATGAGGGTCGTGCACAGTTATGAG GAGCTGGAGGAAAGCTATAACCGGGCCTACTCGGAGGCCCTGGCCGCCTTTGGGAATGGGGCGCTGTTTGTGGAGAAGTTCATTGAGAAGCCACGCCACATCGAGGTGCAGATCCTGG GAGACCAGTACGGGAATATTCTGCACCTCTATGAGCGAGACTGTTCCATCCAACGGCGGCACCAGAAAGTGGTTGAGATTGCTCCTGCAGCCCACCTGGATCCCCAGCTTCGGACACGGCTCACCAGTGACTCTGTCAAACTTGCTAAGCAG GTGGGCTACGAGAACGCAGGCACGGTGGAGTTCCTGGTGGACCGGCATGGCAGGCACTACTTCATCGAGGTCAACTCACGCCTGCAGGTGGAGCACACAGTCACCGAGGAGATCACCGA TGTGGATCTGGTTCACGCCCAGATCCATGTGGCCGAGGGCCGGAGCCTGCCTGACCTGGGCCTGCGGCAGGAGAATATCCGAATCAACGGTTGTGCCATTCAGTGCCGGGTCACCACCGAGGACCCTGCACGCAGCTTCCAGCCCGACACTGGCCGTATCGAG GTGTTCCGGAGCGGAGAGGGCATGGGCATCCGCCTGGATAATGCATCTGCCTTCCAAGGAGCTGTCATCTCCCCGCACTATGACTCCCTGCTCGTCAAAGTCATTGCTCATGGCAAAGACCACCCCACGGCCGCCACCAAGATGAGCAGAGCCCTTGCGGAGTTCCGAGTCCGAGGTGTAAAG ACCAACATCCCCTTCCTGCAGAATGTGCTCAACAACCAGCAGTTCCTGGCAGGCACCGTGGACACCCAGTTCATCGATGAGAATCCGGAGCTTTTCCAGCTGCGGCCTGCGCAGAACCGGGCTCAGAAGCTGCTGCACTACCTCG GTCATGTCATGGTGAACGGACCAACCACCCCAATCCCTGTCaaggccagccccagccccacggACCCTGTTGTCCCTGTGGTGCCCATAG GCCCACCCCCAGCTGGTTTCAGAGACATCCTGCTGCGGGAGGGGCCTGAGGGCTTTGCTCGAGCTGTGAGGAACCACCAGGGGCTGCTGCTCATGGACACAACCTTCAGGGATGCCCACCAGTCGCTGCTGGCCACTCGTGTGCGAACCCATGATCTCAAAAAGATTGCCCCCTACGTTGCCCACAACTTCAGCAAGCTCTTCAGCATAGAGAACTGGGGAG GAGCCACGTTTGATGTTGCCATGCGCTTTCTGTACGAGTGCCCCTGGCGGCGGCTGCAGGAGCTCCGGGAGCTCATCCCCAACATCCCGTTTCAGATGCTGCTGCGGGGGGCCAATGCTGTGGGCTACACCAACTACCCTGACAATGTGGTGTTCAA GTTCTGTGAGGTAGCCAAGGAGAATGGCATGGACGTCTTCCGGGTTTTTGACTCCCTCAACTACATGCCAAATCTGCtactgggcatggaggctgcagGCAATGCTGGTGGCGTGGTGGAGGCTGCCATCTCCTACACTGGTGACGTGGCCGACCCCAACCGCACCAAATACTCACTGCAGTACTACATGGGCTTGGCAGAAGAGCTGGTGCGAGCTGGCACCCATATCCTGTGTATCAAG GACATGGCAGGGCTGCTAAAGCCTACAGCCTGCACCATGCTGGTCAGCTCCCTCAGGGACCGGTTCCCCGACCTTCCACTGCACATCCACACCCATGACACATCAGGGGCAGGTGTGGCAGCTATGTTGGCCTGTGCCCAGGCTGGGGCTGATGTGGTAGATGTGGCATCTGACTCCATGTCCGGGATGACTTCACAGCCCAGCATGGGGGCCCTGGTGGCCTGCACCCGAGGGACTCCCCTGGACACAG GGGTGCCCCTGGAACGTGTGTTTGACTACAGTGAGTACTGGGAGGGGGCCCGGGGATTGTATGCGGCCTTTGACTGCACGGCCACCATGAAGTCTGGCAATTCGGACGTGTATGAGAACGAGATCCCAGGGGGCCAGTACACCAATCTGCACTTCCAGGCACACAGCATGGGGCTGGGCTCCAAGTTCAAGGAAGTCAAGAAGGCCTATGTGGAGGCCAACCAGATGCTGGGCGATCTCATCAAG GTGACCCCGTCCTCCAAGATCGTGGGGGACCTGGCCCAGTTCATGGTACAGAATGGGCTGAGCCGGGCAGAGGCTGAAGCCCAGGCAGAAGAATTGTCCTTCCCCCGTTCCGTGGTGGAGTTCCTGCAGGGCTACATTGGCATTCCCCACGGGGGGTTCCCTGAGCCCCTTCGCTCTAAG GTGCTAAAGGACCTGCCAAGGGTAGAAGGGCGGCCTggagcctccctccccccactggaTCTGCAGCTGCTGGAGAAGGAGCTGACTGAACGGCATGGGGAGGAGGTGACCCCAGAAGATGTGCTCTCAGCAGCCATATATCCAGACGTCTTTGCCCACTTCAAGGACTTCACAGCTACCTTTGGCCCCCTGGATAGCCTCAATACCCGCCTCTTCCTGCAGGGACCCAAAATTGCAGAGGAGTTTGAG GTGGAGCTGGAGCGGGGCAAGACACTGCACATCAAGGCTCTGGCCATAAGTGACCTGAACCGGGCTGGCCAGAGGCAGGTCTTCTTTGAGCTCAATGGACAGCTGCGGTCCATTCTGGTCAAGGACACTCAGGCCATGAAG GAAATGCACTTCCACCCCAAGGCCCTGAAGGATGTGAAGGGCCAGATTGGGGCACCCATGCCTGGGAAGGTGATAGACATCAAGGTGGCAGCTGGGGCCAAGGTGGCCAAGGGCCAGCCCCTCTGTGTGCTCAGTGCCATGAAGATGGAGACTGTGGTGACTTCACCCATGGAGGGCACTGTCCGCAAGGTCCACGTAACCACAGACATGACACTGGAGGGCGATGACCTCATCCTGGAGATTGAGTGA
- the PC gene encoding pyruvate carboxylase, mitochondrial isoform X2 yields the protein MASLGLCRPAATMLKFQTVRGGLRLLGIHRSSTAPAASPNVRRLEYKPIKKVMVANRGEIAIRVFRACTELGIRTVAVYSEQDTGQMHRQKADEAYLIGRGLAPVQAYLHIPDIIKVAKENNVDAVHPGYGFLSERADFAQACQDAGVRFIGPSPEVVRKMGDKVEARAIAIAAGVPVVPGTDAPITSLHEAHEFSNTYGFPIIFKAAYGGGGRGMRVVHSYEELEESYNRAYSEALAAFGNGALFVEKFIEKPRHIEVQILGDQYGNILHLYERDCSIQRRHQKVVEIAPAAHLDPQLRTRLTSDSVKLAKQVGYENAGTVEFLVDRHGRHYFIEVNSRLQVEHTVTEEITDVDLVHAQIHVAEGRSLPDLGLRQENIRINGCAIQCRVTTEDPARSFQPDTGRIEVFRSGEGMGIRLDNASAFQGAVISPHYDSLLVKVIAHGKDHPTAATKMSRALAEFRVRGVKTNIPFLQNVLNNQQFLAGTVDTQFIDENPELFQLRPAQNRAQKLLHYLGHVMVNGPTTPIPVKASPSPTDPVVPVVPIGPPPAGFRDILLREGPEGFARAVRNHQGLLLMDTTFRDAHQSLLATRVRTHDLKKIAPYVAHNFSKLFSIENWGGATFDVAMRFLYECPWRRLQELRELIPNIPFQMLLRGANAVGYTNYPDNVVFKFCEVAKENGMDVFRVFDSLNYMPNLLLGMEAAGNAGGVVEAAISYTGDVADPNRTKYSLQYYMGLAEELVRAGTHILCIKDMAGLLKPTACTMLVSSLRDRFPDLPLHIHTHDTSGAGVAAMLACAQAGADVVDVASDSMSGMTSQPSMGALVACTRGTPLDTGVPLERVFDYSEYWEGARGLYAAFDCTATMKSGNSDVYENEIPGGQYTNLHFQAHSMGLGSKFKEVKKAYVEANQMLGDLIKVTPSSKIVGDLAQFMVQNGLSRAEAEAQAEELSFPRSVVEFLQGYIGIPHGGFPEPLRSKVLKDLPRVEGRPGASLPPLDLQLLEKELTERHGEEVTPEDVLSAAIYPDVFAHFKDFTATFGPLDSLNTRLFLQGPKIAEEFEVELERGKTLHIKALAISDLNRAGQRQVFFELNGQLRSILVKDTQAMKEMHFHPKALKDVKGQIGAPMPGKVIDIKVAAGAKVAKGQPLCVLSAMKMETVVTSPMEGTVRKVHVTTDMTLEGDDLILEIE from the exons ATGCTGAAGTTCCAAACTGTCCGTGGGGGCCTGAGGCTCCTGGGTATCCACCGAAGCTCCACTGCCCCCGCTGCCTCCCCAAATGTCCGGCGCCTGGAGTACAAGCCCATCAAGAAAGTTATGGTGGCCAACAGAG GTGAGATTGCTATCCGTGTGTTCCGGGCCTGCACAGAGCTGGGCATCCGCACTGTAGCTGTCTACTCGGAGCAGGACACAGGCCAGATGCACCGGCAGAAAGCAGATGAAGCCTACCTCATCGGCCGCGGCCTTGCCCCAGTGCAGGCCTATCTGCACATCCCAGACATCATCAAGGTGGCCAag GAAAACAATGTGGATGCAGTGCACCCTGGCTACGGGTTCCTGTCAGAGCGAGCAGACTTTGCCCAAGCCTGCCAGGATGCAGGGGTTCGGTTTATTGGGCCGAGCCCTGAGGTGGTCCGCAAGATGGGCGATAAGGTGGAGGCCCGGGCCATCGCCATTGCTGCAG GTGTCCCTGTGGTCCCTGGCACAGATGCCCCCATCACTTCCTTGCATGAGGCCCATGAATTCTCTAACACCTATGGCTTCCCCATTATCTTCAAGGCCGCCTATGGAGGTGGGGGGCGTGGCATGAGGGTCGTGCACAGTTATGAG GAGCTGGAGGAAAGCTATAACCGGGCCTACTCGGAGGCCCTGGCCGCCTTTGGGAATGGGGCGCTGTTTGTGGAGAAGTTCATTGAGAAGCCACGCCACATCGAGGTGCAGATCCTGG GAGACCAGTACGGGAATATTCTGCACCTCTATGAGCGAGACTGTTCCATCCAACGGCGGCACCAGAAAGTGGTTGAGATTGCTCCTGCAGCCCACCTGGATCCCCAGCTTCGGACACGGCTCACCAGTGACTCTGTCAAACTTGCTAAGCAG GTGGGCTACGAGAACGCAGGCACGGTGGAGTTCCTGGTGGACCGGCATGGCAGGCACTACTTCATCGAGGTCAACTCACGCCTGCAGGTGGAGCACACAGTCACCGAGGAGATCACCGA TGTGGATCTGGTTCACGCCCAGATCCATGTGGCCGAGGGCCGGAGCCTGCCTGACCTGGGCCTGCGGCAGGAGAATATCCGAATCAACGGTTGTGCCATTCAGTGCCGGGTCACCACCGAGGACCCTGCACGCAGCTTCCAGCCCGACACTGGCCGTATCGAG GTGTTCCGGAGCGGAGAGGGCATGGGCATCCGCCTGGATAATGCATCTGCCTTCCAAGGAGCTGTCATCTCCCCGCACTATGACTCCCTGCTCGTCAAAGTCATTGCTCATGGCAAAGACCACCCCACGGCCGCCACCAAGATGAGCAGAGCCCTTGCGGAGTTCCGAGTCCGAGGTGTAAAG ACCAACATCCCCTTCCTGCAGAATGTGCTCAACAACCAGCAGTTCCTGGCAGGCACCGTGGACACCCAGTTCATCGATGAGAATCCGGAGCTTTTCCAGCTGCGGCCTGCGCAGAACCGGGCTCAGAAGCTGCTGCACTACCTCG GTCATGTCATGGTGAACGGACCAACCACCCCAATCCCTGTCaaggccagccccagccccacggACCCTGTTGTCCCTGTGGTGCCCATAG GCCCACCCCCAGCTGGTTTCAGAGACATCCTGCTGCGGGAGGGGCCTGAGGGCTTTGCTCGAGCTGTGAGGAACCACCAGGGGCTGCTGCTCATGGACACAACCTTCAGGGATGCCCACCAGTCGCTGCTGGCCACTCGTGTGCGAACCCATGATCTCAAAAAGATTGCCCCCTACGTTGCCCACAACTTCAGCAAGCTCTTCAGCATAGAGAACTGGGGAG GAGCCACGTTTGATGTTGCCATGCGCTTTCTGTACGAGTGCCCCTGGCGGCGGCTGCAGGAGCTCCGGGAGCTCATCCCCAACATCCCGTTTCAGATGCTGCTGCGGGGGGCCAATGCTGTGGGCTACACCAACTACCCTGACAATGTGGTGTTCAA GTTCTGTGAGGTAGCCAAGGAGAATGGCATGGACGTCTTCCGGGTTTTTGACTCCCTCAACTACATGCCAAATCTGCtactgggcatggaggctgcagGCAATGCTGGTGGCGTGGTGGAGGCTGCCATCTCCTACACTGGTGACGTGGCCGACCCCAACCGCACCAAATACTCACTGCAGTACTACATGGGCTTGGCAGAAGAGCTGGTGCGAGCTGGCACCCATATCCTGTGTATCAAG GACATGGCAGGGCTGCTAAAGCCTACAGCCTGCACCATGCTGGTCAGCTCCCTCAGGGACCGGTTCCCCGACCTTCCACTGCACATCCACACCCATGACACATCAGGGGCAGGTGTGGCAGCTATGTTGGCCTGTGCCCAGGCTGGGGCTGATGTGGTAGATGTGGCATCTGACTCCATGTCCGGGATGACTTCACAGCCCAGCATGGGGGCCCTGGTGGCCTGCACCCGAGGGACTCCCCTGGACACAG GGGTGCCCCTGGAACGTGTGTTTGACTACAGTGAGTACTGGGAGGGGGCCCGGGGATTGTATGCGGCCTTTGACTGCACGGCCACCATGAAGTCTGGCAATTCGGACGTGTATGAGAACGAGATCCCAGGGGGCCAGTACACCAATCTGCACTTCCAGGCACACAGCATGGGGCTGGGCTCCAAGTTCAAGGAAGTCAAGAAGGCCTATGTGGAGGCCAACCAGATGCTGGGCGATCTCATCAAG GTGACCCCGTCCTCCAAGATCGTGGGGGACCTGGCCCAGTTCATGGTACAGAATGGGCTGAGCCGGGCAGAGGCTGAAGCCCAGGCAGAAGAATTGTCCTTCCCCCGTTCCGTGGTGGAGTTCCTGCAGGGCTACATTGGCATTCCCCACGGGGGGTTCCCTGAGCCCCTTCGCTCTAAG GTGCTAAAGGACCTGCCAAGGGTAGAAGGGCGGCCTggagcctccctccccccactggaTCTGCAGCTGCTGGAGAAGGAGCTGACTGAACGGCATGGGGAGGAGGTGACCCCAGAAGATGTGCTCTCAGCAGCCATATATCCAGACGTCTTTGCCCACTTCAAGGACTTCACAGCTACCTTTGGCCCCCTGGATAGCCTCAATACCCGCCTCTTCCTGCAGGGACCCAAAATTGCAGAGGAGTTTGAG GTGGAGCTGGAGCGGGGCAAGACACTGCACATCAAGGCTCTGGCCATAAGTGACCTGAACCGGGCTGGCCAGAGGCAGGTCTTCTTTGAGCTCAATGGACAGCTGCGGTCCATTCTGGTCAAGGACACTCAGGCCATGAAG GAAATGCACTTCCACCCCAAGGCCCTGAAGGATGTGAAGGGCCAGATTGGGGCACCCATGCCTGGGAAGGTGATAGACATCAAGGTGGCAGCTGGGGCCAAGGTGGCCAAGGGCCAGCCCCTCTGTGTGCTCAGTGCCATGAAGATGGAGACTGTGGTGACTTCACCCATGGAGGGCACTGTCCGCAAGGTCCACGTAACCACAGACATGACACTGGAGGGCGATGACCTCATCCTGGAGATTGAGTGA
- the PC gene encoding pyruvate carboxylase, mitochondrial isoform X3: MLKFQTVRGGLRLLGIHRSSTAPAASPNVRRLEYKPIKKVMVANRGEIAIRVFRACTELGIRTVAVYSEQDTGQMHRQKADEAYLIGRGLAPVQAYLHIPDIIKVAKENNVDAVHPGYGFLSERADFAQACQDAGVRFIGPSPEVVRKMGDKVEARAIAIAAGVPVVPGTDAPITSLHEAHEFSNTYGFPIIFKAAYGGGGRGMRVVHSYEELEESYNRAYSEALAAFGNGALFVEKFIEKPRHIEVQILGDQYGNILHLYERDCSIQRRHQKVVEIAPAAHLDPQLRTRLTSDSVKLAKQVGYENAGTVEFLVDRHGRHYFIEVNSRLQVEHTVTEEITDVDLVHAQIHVAEGRSLPDLGLRQENIRINGCAIQCRVTTEDPARSFQPDTGRIEVFRSGEGMGIRLDNASAFQGAVISPHYDSLLVKVIAHGKDHPTAATKMSRALAEFRVRGVKTNIPFLQNVLNNQQFLAGTVDTQFIDENPELFQLRPAQNRAQKLLHYLGHVMVNGPTTPIPVKASPSPTDPVVPVVPIGPPPAGFRDILLREGPEGFARAVRNHQGLLLMDTTFRDAHQSLLATRVRTHDLKKIAPYVAHNFSKLFSIENWGGATFDVAMRFLYECPWRRLQELRELIPNIPFQMLLRGANAVGYTNYPDNVVFKFCEVAKENGMDVFRVFDSLNYMPNLLLGMEAAGNAGGVVEAAISYTGDVADPNRTKYSLQYYMGLAEELVRAGTHILCIKDMAGLLKPTACTMLVSSLRDRFPDLPLHIHTHDTSGAGVAAMLACAQAGADVVDVASDSMSGMTSQPSMGALVACTRGTPLDTGVPLERVFDYSEYWEGARGLYAAFDCTATMKSGNSDVYENEIPGGQYTNLHFQAHSMGLGSKFKEVKKAYVEANQMLGDLIKVTPSSKIVGDLAQFMVQNGLSRAEAEAQAEELSFPRSVVEFLQGYIGIPHGGFPEPLRSKVLKDLPRVEGRPGASLPPLDLQLLEKELTERHGEEVTPEDVLSAAIYPDVFAHFKDFTATFGPLDSLNTRLFLQGPKIAEEFEVELERGKTLHIKALAISDLNRAGQRQVFFELNGQLRSILVKDTQAMKEMHFHPKALKDVKGQIGAPMPGKVIDIKVAAGAKVAKGQPLCVLSAMKMETVVTSPMEGTVRKVHVTTDMTLEGDDLILEIE, translated from the exons ATGCTGAAGTTCCAAACTGTCCGTGGGGGCCTGAGGCTCCTGGGTATCCACCGAAGCTCCACTGCCCCCGCTGCCTCCCCAAATGTCCGGCGCCTGGAGTACAAGCCCATCAAGAAAGTTATGGTGGCCAACAGAG GTGAGATTGCTATCCGTGTGTTCCGGGCCTGCACAGAGCTGGGCATCCGCACTGTAGCTGTCTACTCGGAGCAGGACACAGGCCAGATGCACCGGCAGAAAGCAGATGAAGCCTACCTCATCGGCCGCGGCCTTGCCCCAGTGCAGGCCTATCTGCACATCCCAGACATCATCAAGGTGGCCAag GAAAACAATGTGGATGCAGTGCACCCTGGCTACGGGTTCCTGTCAGAGCGAGCAGACTTTGCCCAAGCCTGCCAGGATGCAGGGGTTCGGTTTATTGGGCCGAGCCCTGAGGTGGTCCGCAAGATGGGCGATAAGGTGGAGGCCCGGGCCATCGCCATTGCTGCAG GTGTCCCTGTGGTCCCTGGCACAGATGCCCCCATCACTTCCTTGCATGAGGCCCATGAATTCTCTAACACCTATGGCTTCCCCATTATCTTCAAGGCCGCCTATGGAGGTGGGGGGCGTGGCATGAGGGTCGTGCACAGTTATGAG GAGCTGGAGGAAAGCTATAACCGGGCCTACTCGGAGGCCCTGGCCGCCTTTGGGAATGGGGCGCTGTTTGTGGAGAAGTTCATTGAGAAGCCACGCCACATCGAGGTGCAGATCCTGG GAGACCAGTACGGGAATATTCTGCACCTCTATGAGCGAGACTGTTCCATCCAACGGCGGCACCAGAAAGTGGTTGAGATTGCTCCTGCAGCCCACCTGGATCCCCAGCTTCGGACACGGCTCACCAGTGACTCTGTCAAACTTGCTAAGCAG GTGGGCTACGAGAACGCAGGCACGGTGGAGTTCCTGGTGGACCGGCATGGCAGGCACTACTTCATCGAGGTCAACTCACGCCTGCAGGTGGAGCACACAGTCACCGAGGAGATCACCGA TGTGGATCTGGTTCACGCCCAGATCCATGTGGCCGAGGGCCGGAGCCTGCCTGACCTGGGCCTGCGGCAGGAGAATATCCGAATCAACGGTTGTGCCATTCAGTGCCGGGTCACCACCGAGGACCCTGCACGCAGCTTCCAGCCCGACACTGGCCGTATCGAG GTGTTCCGGAGCGGAGAGGGCATGGGCATCCGCCTGGATAATGCATCTGCCTTCCAAGGAGCTGTCATCTCCCCGCACTATGACTCCCTGCTCGTCAAAGTCATTGCTCATGGCAAAGACCACCCCACGGCCGCCACCAAGATGAGCAGAGCCCTTGCGGAGTTCCGAGTCCGAGGTGTAAAG ACCAACATCCCCTTCCTGCAGAATGTGCTCAACAACCAGCAGTTCCTGGCAGGCACCGTGGACACCCAGTTCATCGATGAGAATCCGGAGCTTTTCCAGCTGCGGCCTGCGCAGAACCGGGCTCAGAAGCTGCTGCACTACCTCG GTCATGTCATGGTGAACGGACCAACCACCCCAATCCCTGTCaaggccagccccagccccacggACCCTGTTGTCCCTGTGGTGCCCATAG GCCCACCCCCAGCTGGTTTCAGAGACATCCTGCTGCGGGAGGGGCCTGAGGGCTTTGCTCGAGCTGTGAGGAACCACCAGGGGCTGCTGCTCATGGACACAACCTTCAGGGATGCCCACCAGTCGCTGCTGGCCACTCGTGTGCGAACCCATGATCTCAAAAAGATTGCCCCCTACGTTGCCCACAACTTCAGCAAGCTCTTCAGCATAGAGAACTGGGGAG GAGCCACGTTTGATGTTGCCATGCGCTTTCTGTACGAGTGCCCCTGGCGGCGGCTGCAGGAGCTCCGGGAGCTCATCCCCAACATCCCGTTTCAGATGCTGCTGCGGGGGGCCAATGCTGTGGGCTACACCAACTACCCTGACAATGTGGTGTTCAA GTTCTGTGAGGTAGCCAAGGAGAATGGCATGGACGTCTTCCGGGTTTTTGACTCCCTCAACTACATGCCAAATCTGCtactgggcatggaggctgcagGCAATGCTGGTGGCGTGGTGGAGGCTGCCATCTCCTACACTGGTGACGTGGCCGACCCCAACCGCACCAAATACTCACTGCAGTACTACATGGGCTTGGCAGAAGAGCTGGTGCGAGCTGGCACCCATATCCTGTGTATCAAG GACATGGCAGGGCTGCTAAAGCCTACAGCCTGCACCATGCTGGTCAGCTCCCTCAGGGACCGGTTCCCCGACCTTCCACTGCACATCCACACCCATGACACATCAGGGGCAGGTGTGGCAGCTATGTTGGCCTGTGCCCAGGCTGGGGCTGATGTGGTAGATGTGGCATCTGACTCCATGTCCGGGATGACTTCACAGCCCAGCATGGGGGCCCTGGTGGCCTGCACCCGAGGGACTCCCCTGGACACAG GGGTGCCCCTGGAACGTGTGTTTGACTACAGTGAGTACTGGGAGGGGGCCCGGGGATTGTATGCGGCCTTTGACTGCACGGCCACCATGAAGTCTGGCAATTCGGACGTGTATGAGAACGAGATCCCAGGGGGCCAGTACACCAATCTGCACTTCCAGGCACACAGCATGGGGCTGGGCTCCAAGTTCAAGGAAGTCAAGAAGGCCTATGTGGAGGCCAACCAGATGCTGGGCGATCTCATCAAG GTGACCCCGTCCTCCAAGATCGTGGGGGACCTGGCCCAGTTCATGGTACAGAATGGGCTGAGCCGGGCAGAGGCTGAAGCCCAGGCAGAAGAATTGTCCTTCCCCCGTTCCGTGGTGGAGTTCCTGCAGGGCTACATTGGCATTCCCCACGGGGGGTTCCCTGAGCCCCTTCGCTCTAAG GTGCTAAAGGACCTGCCAAGGGTAGAAGGGCGGCCTggagcctccctccccccactggaTCTGCAGCTGCTGGAGAAGGAGCTGACTGAACGGCATGGGGAGGAGGTGACCCCAGAAGATGTGCTCTCAGCAGCCATATATCCAGACGTCTTTGCCCACTTCAAGGACTTCACAGCTACCTTTGGCCCCCTGGATAGCCTCAATACCCGCCTCTTCCTGCAGGGACCCAAAATTGCAGAGGAGTTTGAG GTGGAGCTGGAGCGGGGCAAGACACTGCACATCAAGGCTCTGGCCATAAGTGACCTGAACCGGGCTGGCCAGAGGCAGGTCTTCTTTGAGCTCAATGGACAGCTGCGGTCCATTCTGGTCAAGGACACTCAGGCCATGAAG GAAATGCACTTCCACCCCAAGGCCCTGAAGGATGTGAAGGGCCAGATTGGGGCACCCATGCCTGGGAAGGTGATAGACATCAAGGTGGCAGCTGGGGCCAAGGTGGCCAAGGGCCAGCCCCTCTGTGTGCTCAGTGCCATGAAGATGGAGACTGTGGTGACTTCACCCATGGAGGGCACTGTCCGCAAGGTCCACGTAACCACAGACATGACACTGGAGGGCGATGACCTCATCCTGGAGATTGAGTGA